Proteins encoded together in one Luteimonas fraxinea window:
- a CDS encoding C40 family peptidase codes for MTDATPGARAKRHSRLRTAFVASVLALSAAPVFAGPGLAGDSADQIEATTSVARALTAPTAQLAQPEMLLASDINQLIAMDVDKPVQADGRVEGLLKRALSFIGTPYRWGGSSPDSGFDCSGLVGYVFRTALGIDLPRVSRDMAQNGERVERTALTAGDLVFFGRRGNRIDHVGIYLGDGRFVHAPRSGKDVMVSELDSGYWATRFKSARRVAGV; via the coding sequence ATGACAGACGCAACGCCAGGCGCTCGCGCCAAACGCCACAGCCGCCTTCGCACTGCCTTCGTCGCAAGCGTTCTCGCCCTCTCCGCAGCACCCGTTTTCGCAGGCCCAGGCCTCGCCGGCGACTCCGCCGACCAGATCGAAGCGACCACCTCGGTCGCCCGCGCGCTCACCGCGCCGACCGCACAGCTCGCCCAGCCGGAAATGCTGCTGGCCAGCGACATCAACCAACTCATTGCGATGGACGTCGACAAGCCGGTCCAGGCTGACGGTCGCGTCGAAGGCCTGCTCAAGCGCGCCCTGAGCTTCATCGGCACCCCGTACCGCTGGGGTGGCTCCAGCCCGGACAGCGGCTTCGACTGCAGCGGCCTGGTGGGTTACGTGTTCCGCACCGCGCTGGGCATCGACCTGCCGCGCGTCTCCCGCGACATGGCGCAGAACGGCGAGCGCGTCGAGCGCACCGCCCTGACCGCCGGCGATCTGGTGTTCTTCGGCCGCCGCGGCAACCGCATCGATCACGTCGGCATCTATCTGGGCGACGGCCGCTTCGTGCACGCCCCGCGCAGCGGCAAGGACGTGATGGTCTCCGAGCTGGACTCGGGCTACTGGGCCACCCGCTTCAAGTCCGCACGCCGCGTCGCCGGCGTCTGA
- a CDS encoding C40 family peptidase → MQATPHYPDSGTPAPTAARRWLFPLLLGTLALAACGRDDVRPTPSAAKPQAATRTWTPVAPADPAAANAVLMRAISLVGTPYRYGGNTPEGGFDCSGLVNYVFRDMLDLRLPRTSRELFAYQGPKIEPTRLATGDLVFFGSGGSVTHVGIYVGEGRFVHAPSTGGTVRLDHLDGSYWVRNYSGSKRVLH, encoded by the coding sequence ATGCAAGCAACCCCACATTATCCGGACTCCGGCACGCCGGCGCCAACCGCTGCGCGCCGCTGGCTGTTTCCGTTGCTGTTGGGGACCCTCGCGCTGGCCGCCTGCGGACGCGACGACGTGCGCCCCACCCCGTCCGCGGCGAAGCCGCAAGCCGCCACCCGCACCTGGACACCGGTCGCCCCGGCCGACCCGGCGGCGGCGAATGCGGTGCTAATGCGGGCGATCAGCCTCGTCGGCACGCCCTACCGCTACGGCGGCAACACGCCCGAGGGCGGCTTCGACTGCAGCGGACTGGTGAACTACGTCTTCCGCGACATGCTCGACCTGCGCCTGCCGCGCACCTCCCGCGAGCTGTTTGCCTACCAGGGCCCGAAGATCGAGCCCACACGCCTCGCGACCGGCGACCTGGTGTTCTTCGGCAGCGGCGGCAGTGTGACCCATGTCGGCATCTATGTCGGCGAGGGCCGCTTCGTGCACGCCCCGAGTACCGGCGGCACCGTGCGTCTGGACCATCTGGACGGCAGCTATTGGGTGCGGAACTACTCCGGGTCCAAGCGCGTCCTGCATTAG
- a CDS encoding FKBP-type peptidyl-prolyl cis-trans isomerase, translating into MKIEKDRVVRFHYSVAEAGQEPVETSRDRQPLAILFGHGNIIPGLEKAMDGREAGETFKADVTAADAYGERRDGMTQRVPKKHFGDQKLAPGMQVVLNTSFGPRAVTIEKIGMSVVDVDLNHPMAGKDLQFDIEIVEVREASTEEVEHGHVHGDGGHQH; encoded by the coding sequence ATGAAGATCGAGAAAGACCGCGTCGTCCGTTTCCATTACAGCGTCGCCGAAGCCGGCCAGGAGCCGGTGGAAACCTCGCGCGACCGCCAGCCGCTGGCCATCCTGTTCGGCCACGGCAACATCATCCCGGGTCTGGAAAAGGCGATGGACGGTCGTGAAGCCGGCGAGACCTTCAAGGCCGACGTGACCGCGGCCGATGCCTACGGCGAGCGCCGTGACGGCATGACCCAGCGCGTGCCCAAGAAGCACTTCGGCGACCAGAAGCTCGCCCCGGGTATGCAGGTCGTGCTCAACACCAGCTTTGGCCCGCGCGCAGTGACGATCGAGAAGATCGGCATGAGCGTGGTCGATGTGGACCTCAACCACCCGATGGCCGGCAAGGACCTGCAGTTCGACATCGAGATCGTCGAAGTGCGTGAAGCCTCGACCGAAGAAGTCGAGCACGGCCATGTGCACGGCGACGGCGGTCACCAGCACTGA
- a CDS encoding monovalent cation:proton antiporter-2 (CPA2) family protein, with protein sequence MATEAHETTSQLIQVVALLGAAVVAVPLFRKLRLGSVLGYLAAGLAIGPFGFGWFSDPESILHVAELGVVMFLFVIGLEMRPSHLWSLRRQIFGLGALQIILSITALTLLGAAFGFPWPIAFVGASGFVMTSTAVVMQLLSERGEIALPHGQKIVSVLLFEDLLIVPLLALIAFLAPTPEAAVDAPSRWMSIAIGIGSLVALIVAGIYLLNPMFRILAAAKAREVMTAAALLVVLGAALLMQLGGLSMAMGAFLAGVLLSESSFRHQIEADIEPFRGILLGLFFLGVGMALNLTVVAANWPLIVGGVLAAMATKALCIYIVARVTRSSHPEALERAVLMAQGGEFAFVLFSTAAATGLIDAEVNANFTAIVVLSMALTPLVVLMTQRFIVKAKAARPDDVEDVEGQSGSVLIIGFGRFGQVMSQSLLARDVDVTIIDTDIEMIQSAAEFGFKVYYGDGTRLDVLHASGARTARAIAICIDDREAADRIVELAQHEFAQAKLMVRAFDRAHALKLVNAGVDVQVRETFESAVHFGAAVLRELDVSEEDAAAIATQVRRLDAERFELETASNDTRAGIPLIIKNTNAPGPKPTPLTRPRRESKRLNDAAAAAPAPDAPLP encoded by the coding sequence ATGGCCACCGAGGCCCACGAAACCACCAGCCAGCTGATCCAGGTGGTCGCATTGCTCGGCGCTGCCGTCGTCGCGGTGCCGCTGTTCCGCAAGCTCCGGCTCGGCTCGGTGCTCGGCTATCTGGCCGCGGGTCTGGCGATCGGCCCGTTCGGCTTCGGCTGGTTCTCCGATCCCGAATCGATCCTCCACGTCGCCGAACTCGGCGTGGTGATGTTCCTGTTCGTCATCGGCCTGGAAATGCGGCCCTCGCATCTGTGGAGCCTGCGCCGGCAGATCTTCGGCCTCGGCGCGCTGCAGATCATCCTCAGCATCACCGCGCTGACCCTGCTCGGCGCCGCGTTCGGGTTTCCATGGCCGATCGCGTTCGTCGGTGCGTCCGGCTTTGTGATGACATCCACCGCGGTGGTGATGCAGCTGCTGTCCGAGCGCGGCGAGATCGCCCTGCCCCACGGCCAGAAGATCGTCTCGGTGCTGCTGTTCGAGGATCTGCTGATCGTGCCGCTGCTGGCGCTGATCGCGTTCCTCGCGCCGACGCCTGAAGCCGCCGTCGATGCGCCGTCGCGCTGGATGTCGATCGCGATCGGCATCGGCTCGCTGGTCGCGTTGATCGTCGCCGGCATCTATCTGCTCAATCCGATGTTCCGCATCCTCGCCGCAGCCAAGGCGCGCGAAGTCATGACCGCGGCCGCGCTGCTGGTGGTGCTGGGCGCGGCGCTGCTGATGCAGCTCGGCGGCCTGTCGATGGCGATGGGCGCGTTCCTCGCCGGCGTGCTGCTGTCGGAATCCTCGTTCCGCCACCAGATCGAAGCCGACATCGAACCCTTCCGCGGCATCCTGCTGGGCCTGTTCTTCCTCGGCGTCGGCATGGCCTTGAACCTGACGGTGGTCGCGGCGAACTGGCCGCTGATCGTCGGCGGCGTGCTGGCTGCGATGGCGACCAAGGCGCTGTGCATCTACATCGTGGCGCGCGTGACCCGCAGTTCGCATCCCGAAGCGCTGGAGCGCGCGGTGCTGATGGCCCAGGGCGGCGAGTTCGCCTTCGTGCTGTTCTCCACCGCCGCCGCGACCGGCCTGATCGATGCCGAGGTCAATGCCAATTTCACCGCGATCGTCGTGCTGTCGATGGCGCTGACACCGCTGGTCGTGCTGATGACCCAGCGCTTCATCGTCAAGGCCAAGGCCGCGCGCCCGGATGACGTGGAAGATGTCGAAGGCCAGAGCGGCAGCGTGCTGATCATCGGCTTCGGCCGCTTCGGCCAGGTCATGAGCCAGTCGCTGCTGGCGCGCGATGTCGACGTCACGATCATCGACACCGACATCGAGATGATCCAGAGCGCGGCCGAGTTCGGTTTCAAGGTCTACTACGGCGACGGCACCCGTCTCGACGTGCTGCACGCCTCGGGCGCCCGCACCGCGCGCGCGATCGCGATCTGCATCGACGACCGCGAGGCCGCCGACCGCATCGTCGAACTCGCCCAGCACGAATTCGCCCAGGCCAAGCTGATGGTGCGTGCATTCGACCGCGCCCACGCGCTCAAGCTGGTCAACGCCGGCGTCGACGTGCAGGTGCGCGAGACCTTCGAGTCGGCGGTGCATTTCGGCGCTGCGGTGTTGCGCGAACTCGATGTGTCCGAAGAAGACGCCGCCGCGATCGCGACCCAGGTCCGTCGTCTCGACGCCGAGCGCTTCGAGCTGGAGACCGCCAGCAACGACACCCGCGCCGGCATCCCGCTGATCATCAAGAACACGAATGCGCCGGGCCCGAAGCCGACGCCGCTGACGCGTCCGCGCCGCGAGAGCAAGCGGCTCAACGATGCCGCGGCGGCAGCGCCCGCACCCGACGCTCCATTGCCCTGA